One Candidatus Aminicenantes bacterium DNA window includes the following coding sequences:
- a CDS encoding transposase yields the protein MDSARIASKIRAQILQFSGELSRGFPKVLARFVAEMIYGIQARQSVRLTEVSRALAEPIPIKKTVERLSRQLRNPRLARWLTNRLLMRAAGRVRDLTLLILDLSDVHKKYAQKMEHLATVWDGSEKTKNRGYWTLNIVGAETGSAQILPLYGRLFSHTAPDFQSENIELREAIGKVSAKTQKRGIWVIDRGGDRGYLYRYLLHEGLRFIIRVRSDRTVLTDREESVLEAAQDCPMLFHEYIAREDGDGEKPRRLEVGYRRVRLPDHPDELGLVVVKGFGREPMMLLTNLRLKRSRKVIWHIVEAYLTRWRIEETIRFMKQSYQLEDIRVLKYSRLQNMMALLVAVLYFTAIYLGIKMKLRVLSKHLVRAARRVFGIPDFRLYALADGIKQVLFNRTRGPGTSPRQPPPSVFQRLLF from the coding sequence ATGGATTCTGCCAGAATCGCCTCCAAAATACGAGCCCAGATTTTACAATTTTCGGGGGAACTTTCACGGGGCTTCCCCAAGGTCCTGGCCCGCTTCGTGGCCGAGATGATTTATGGCATCCAGGCCCGGCAATCGGTCCGGCTGACGGAGGTGAGCCGGGCCTTGGCCGAGCCGATTCCCATCAAGAAGACCGTCGAACGGTTATCCCGACAGCTGCGCAACCCCCGCTTGGCCAGGTGGTTGACGAATCGGTTATTGATGCGGGCGGCCGGGCGGGTTCGGGACCTGACCCTGCTCATCCTGGATCTCTCCGACGTGCACAAGAAGTATGCGCAGAAGATGGAACATCTGGCCACCGTCTGGGACGGCAGCGAGAAGACGAAGAATCGGGGTTACTGGACACTGAACATCGTCGGGGCGGAAACGGGTTCGGCTCAGATCCTGCCTCTCTATGGCCGGCTCTTCTCCCATACGGCGCCCGACTTCCAGAGCGAAAACATCGAGCTGCGGGAGGCCATCGGGAAGGTCTCGGCGAAGACCCAGAAGCGTGGGATCTGGGTCATCGATCGAGGCGGAGACCGCGGCTATCTTTATCGTTATCTCTTACATGAGGGCTTGCGGTTCATCATCCGCGTAAGAAGCGACCGCACCGTCCTGACGGACCGGGAAGAGTCCGTGTTGGAAGCCGCGCAGGACTGTCCGATGCTGTTCCATGAATACATCGCCCGGGAAGACGGTGATGGGGAAAAGCCGCGCCGGTTGGAAGTCGGTTATCGCCGGGTCCGCTTGCCGGATCATCCAGACGAGTTGGGGCTGGTCGTGGTCAAAGGCTTCGGCCGGGAGCCGATGATGTTGCTGACGAATCTGCGGTTGAAGCGAAGTCGAAAGGTCATCTGGCACATCGTTGAGGCCTATCTGACGCGCTGGCGGATCGAGGAGACGATCCGTTTTATGAAGCAGAGCTATCAGTTGGAGGACATCCGGGTGTTGAAGTACAGCCGGCTGCAGAACATGATGGCTCTCTTGGTGGCGGTCCTGTACTTCACGGCCATTTATCTGGGAATCAAAATGAAGCTGAGGGTCTTGTCGAAACATCTGGTCCGAGCGGCTCGTCGAGTGTTCGGCATCCCAGACTTCCGGCTCTACGCGCTGGCCGACGGCATCAAGCAGGTCCTCTTCAACCGCACCCGAGGACCAGGCACTTCGCCCAGACAGCCCCCGCCGTCCGTCTTCCAGCGACTACTCTTCTAA